In a single window of the Larimichthys crocea isolate SSNF chromosome XVII, L_crocea_2.0, whole genome shotgun sequence genome:
- the LOC104921804 gene encoding receptor-type tyrosine-protein phosphatase C-like isoform X3, which yields MNTMDLKIINTKMTNTSIDLSWNTTSQNCQDDLPNLQGLSYDCSCFPSDQKHSNEVNKHKQANGETCHVAGLEPYTSYTCEIQPTYHNKKVRQPTVVQQRTEIGIPGDITGVMAVSEHNVIRVTCTRTNRLNGPEEQYIARLYDVSVRLKELKANNCEFEFKDLNYSSYRLEVTVFNGKFESKPKTQDVVTHQSFKGVFIMVFFAIFTITLAVAVYVTKCRKSRNDVNENVILESTAGS from the exons ATCTTAAAATAATCAACACAAAGATGACCAATACCTCCATTGATTTGAGTTGGAACACAACCAGTCAGAACTGCCAAGATGATCTTCCTAATCTTCAGGGACTTTCATATGACTGCAGTTGTTTTCCATCAGATCAGAAACACAGTA ATGaagtcaacaaacacaaacaagctaATGGGGAAACATGTCATGTTGCTGGACTGGAACCATACACCAGTTACACCTGTGAAATCCAACCCACCTACCACAACAAGAAAGTTCGACAACCAACTGTAGTTCAACAGAGAACTGAGATTGGAA TACCAGGAGATATCACTGGTGTGATGGCTGTTTCAGAGCATAATGTGATTAGAGTAACCTGCACCCGTACAAATCGTCTTAATGGACCTGAAGAGCAATACATTGCACGTCTTTATGATGTAAGTGTCCGTCTGAAGGAACTTAAAGCAAACAACTGCGAGTTTGAATTCAAAGATCTCAACTACTCATCATACCGACTGGAG GTGACTGTTTTCAATGGAAAATTTGAGAGCAAGCCCAAGACACAAGATGTGGTCACCCACC aGAGTTTCAAAGGTGTCTTCATTATGGTCTTCTTCGCCATTTTCACCATCACTCTGGCTGTGGCGGTCTATGTTACGAAGTGCAGAAAGTCAAGAAA TgatgtgaatgaaaatgtgattCTTGAATCAACGGCAG GTTCCTGA